One Calditrichia bacterium DNA window includes the following coding sequences:
- a CDS encoding T9SS type A sorting domain-containing protein, with product MKIRMFILLGVCVWAGFSVNAQPKNGDRGAFFAKLPDDAVLEMLIDELQHAAQHSRMDLLANHRAVQQLVANQPEMLNELSLVLAANRGKINIYRAESAAVIELENGSRMNLAKTNGGWQISDFQSLAAQAATAQSVAEHSFFDATGPGYSAGQTFRSVAIDKDLGIRRLNRTVSENRINRKLFGAPEKSASYYRATYAKTAPYVRSNYVQFVIDSEWNRVVYGNLGKWIKSYDDVIGPAAIAVDTDGRVFIGESGRNRISVLQLDVANGDGDLRFLFAIEGIGDPVAIATDDAGTPLDVSDDALIVADASKNELINFKIYNSYAERIGGTSVVENPQSIAVGKWNGVSSGLVYVADDAGQRLKIFAPENGELRAVRELQMAPGTILQQIKSDHFGNIFAVDANRQRLLKFAPDLTLLDEMNSESGGFSGLASVEIPFGRILVEGEGEYWSGFDQLFTVERWQENAGAQRMQLGTAIHDARFASDDRTGDVLTRFTVTDAAHLRAQIWDAEGNPVRDVANSWISAGQKTVAFERRDDNGQLLPGGNYQLTISAKSPYRDEQTELVADVYLPLFYSLNCGDDVAEAAFLQRGDAVKWGDLPSQSATRDAESVVYHFAGLDPNGEYALNLAAVANDGKLRHQRVFVNDNIELTSLSFSEKIRETGFVDLPKAAFADGAITISVERDGQNDVWVSQMMLKETGRSFAVISAGDKSVLPEGYELADNFPNPFNPETTIRFRTPQTGVVRLEIFNILGQKVAELVNRELPSGEHAARWNGANSAGEQVASGFYFYRLTAGTFQQTRRMLLLK from the coding sequence ATGAAAATACGGATGTTCATTTTGCTGGGCGTGTGTGTTTGGGCAGGGTTTTCAGTGAATGCACAACCGAAAAACGGTGATCGCGGCGCATTTTTTGCCAAATTGCCGGATGATGCGGTGTTGGAAATGTTGATTGATGAGTTGCAGCACGCAGCGCAACACAGCCGGATGGACCTGCTCGCCAATCACCGGGCGGTGCAGCAACTGGTGGCAAACCAGCCGGAAATGTTGAATGAATTGAGTTTGGTGCTGGCTGCAAATCGTGGAAAAATAAATATTTATCGCGCAGAAAGCGCGGCAGTGATTGAGTTGGAAAACGGCAGCCGGATGAATCTCGCCAAAACCAACGGCGGTTGGCAGATCAGCGATTTTCAATCGCTTGCGGCGCAGGCAGCAACGGCGCAATCGGTTGCCGAACACAGTTTTTTTGATGCGACCGGTCCGGGATATTCCGCCGGTCAAACCTTTCGCAGCGTCGCGATTGACAAAGATTTGGGCATCCGGCGACTCAACCGAACGGTTTCGGAAAACCGGATCAACCGGAAATTGTTTGGCGCACCGGAAAAAAGCGCATCGTATTATCGCGCCACTTACGCCAAAACCGCGCCGTATGTGCGCAGCAATTATGTGCAGTTTGTGATCGATAGCGAATGGAATCGTGTGGTTTACGGCAATCTCGGCAAGTGGATCAAATCGTATGACGATGTGATCGGTCCCGCAGCCATCGCGGTGGACACCGACGGTCGTGTGTTCATCGGCGAAAGCGGGCGAAACCGCATCAGCGTGCTGCAACTCGATGTTGCGAACGGCGACGGTGATCTGCGATTTTTATTCGCCATCGAAGGCATCGGCGATCCGGTGGCTATCGCAACGGATGATGCCGGCACGCCGCTGGATGTTTCCGACGATGCGTTGATCGTTGCGGACGCCTCCAAAAATGAATTGATTAACTTCAAAATTTACAATAGTTACGCTGAGAGAATCGGTGGGACATCAGTCGTTGAAAATCCACAATCCATAGCGGTAGGAAAGTGGAACGGCGTCAGCAGCGGGCTGGTTTATGTCGCTGATGACGCCGGTCAACGGCTGAAAATTTTTGCCCCGGAAAACGGCGAATTGCGTGCGGTTCGCGAATTGCAAATGGCGCCGGGCACTATTCTTCAGCAGATCAAATCAGATCATTTTGGAAATATTTTTGCAGTCGATGCCAATCGCCAACGATTGTTGAAATTTGCACCGGATCTCACTTTGCTGGACGAAATGAACTCGGAAAGCGGCGGATTTTCCGGTCTCGCCAGCGTAGAAATTCCGTTCGGCAGAATTTTAGTTGAGGGCGAAGGTGAATATTGGAGCGGTTTCGACCAGCTATTTACGGTGGAGCGGTGGCAGGAAAACGCCGGCGCGCAGCGGATGCAGCTCGGCACCGCCATTCACGATGCCCGTTTTGCCAGCGACGACCGCACCGGCGATGTGCTCACCCGTTTTACGGTAACGGATGCAGCGCATCTGCGTGCCCAAATCTGGGATGCGGAAGGAAATCCGGTGCGGGATGTCGCGAATTCCTGGATTTCCGCCGGACAAAAAACGGTGGCGTTCGAGCGCCGTGATGACAACGGGCAATTGCTCCCGGGCGGGAATTATCAATTGACCATCAGCGCGAAATCACCCTATCGCGATGAGCAAACCGAGCTGGTTGCGGATGTGTATCTGCCACTATTTTACAGCCTGAATTGCGGCGATGACGTTGCGGAAGCCGCATTTCTGCAGCGCGGCGACGCCGTAAAATGGGGCGATTTGCCGTCGCAATCCGCAACCCGCGATGCCGAGAGTGTGGTGTATCATTTCGCAGGGCTTGATCCGAACGGCGAATATGCGTTGAATCTGGCAGCCGTTGCCAATGACGGAAAATTACGACATCAGCGGGTGTTTGTAAATGATAATATTGAACTTACGTCGCTATCGTTTTCGGAGAAAATTCGGGAAACCGGATTCGTCGATTTGCCAAAAGCGGCATTCGCCGATGGCGCAATCACGATTTCGGTGGAAAGAGACGGGCAAAATGATGTGTGGGTCAGCCAGATGATGCTGAAAGAAACCGGGCGCAGTTTCGCGGTGATCAGCGCTGGCGATAAATCCGTGTTGCCGGAAGGCTACGAATTGGCGGACAACTTCCCGAATCCGTTCAACCCGGAAACCACCATTCGTTTTCGCACACCGCAAACCGGCGTGGTGCGTTTGGAAATTTTCAATATTTTGGGACAAAAAGTGGCGGAATTGGTCAATCGCGAATTGCCGTCCGGCGAACACGCTGCGCGATGGAACGGTGCCAATTCAGCGGGTGAGCAGGTTGCCAGCGGATTCTATTTTTATCGCCTAACTGCCGGCACATTCCAGCAAACCCGGCGAATGCTGCTGCTCAAGTAA
- a CDS encoding DUF3570 domain-containing protein, which translates to MKRTISTIIFLLIAQQLAFSQEEKLSFTTYYFSDSGSNSVTTNALNLAKRLFSKTMFFLDLELDNVYVPPVDGVSGATRPARQKNEPFEKSRGQIILGVEQGIDDVTNIAANFYHSQELDYRSNSVIGSVSREMFEKNTKLMLRGQFTQDEVGKILENGDLETFDKWTVSGKAAIGQILSPTTVLDLSYDLVIHNGYLSDPYRQVKVFDALNAFETVAESHPDTRIRHAISGKISHFLEPVSASISGNYRFYFDDWNVSSHTVETQFNKYVFEDLILRLNYRFYTQGAAEFWQERYSDAVVENGDFRTADYKLQSFNSNNFGLSLTYLLSGIAESRRDLQFLENASIEARYFRYFNTLDFSANIVQLNLNFGF; encoded by the coding sequence ATGAAACGAACCATTTCGACCATCATATTTTTGCTGATTGCGCAGCAGTTGGCATTCTCGCAGGAAGAAAAATTGAGCTTCACGACCTACTATTTTTCTGATAGCGGGAGCAACAGCGTCACCACCAACGCGCTGAACCTGGCGAAACGACTGTTCAGTAAAACCATGTTTTTTCTGGATTTGGAGCTGGACAATGTGTACGTGCCGCCTGTCGATGGCGTGTCCGGCGCAACCCGTCCGGCACGGCAGAAAAACGAGCCGTTCGAGAAATCGCGCGGACAAATTATCCTCGGCGTGGAGCAGGGCATTGACGATGTGACCAATATCGCGGCCAATTTTTACCACAGCCAGGAGCTGGATTATCGCTCCAATTCGGTCATCGGTTCGGTTTCGCGGGAGATGTTTGAGAAAAACACAAAATTGATGCTGCGCGGTCAGTTCACGCAGGACGAAGTCGGGAAAATTCTCGAAAATGGCGATCTCGAAACATTCGACAAATGGACGGTTTCCGGCAAAGCCGCGATCGGGCAAATTCTCTCCCCGACCACCGTGCTCGATCTCAGCTACGATCTGGTGATCCACAATGGCTATTTGAGCGATCCGTATCGTCAGGTGAAGGTTTTTGATGCGCTGAACGCGTTTGAAACGGTGGCGGAAAGCCATCCGGACACGCGAATCCGGCACGCGATTTCGGGGAAAATCAGCCATTTTCTGGAGCCGGTAAGTGCATCAATTTCAGGAAATTACCGCTTCTATTTTGACGACTGGAATGTCAGCTCGCATACGGTTGAAACGCAGTTCAACAAATACGTTTTTGAGGATTTGATTTTGCGGCTGAACTACCGGTTTTACACACAGGGCGCAGCGGAATTTTGGCAGGAGCGCTATTCGGATGCGGTGGTGGAAAACGGCGATTTCCGCACGGCGGATTACAAATTGCAGTCGTTCAATTCCAATAATTTCGGGCTGAGCCTGACCTATTTATTGAGCGGCATTGCCGAATCGCGGCGGGATTTGCAGTTTCTCGAAAATGCCTCCATCGAGGCACGTTACTTCAGATATTTCAATACGTTAGACTTTTCAGCGAATATCGTTCAATTGAATCTCAATTTTGGATTTTAA
- a CDS encoding DUF4266 domain-containing protein, with translation MKKIALIILASIALSSCANVKAYQRGLLGDQIMDPGSQFAKQKLDEKFFSTREGSIGGETGIGGGCGCAK, from the coding sequence ATGAAAAAAATAGCACTGATTATTTTGGCAAGCATCGCACTCAGCAGTTGTGCAAACGTCAAAGCCTATCAACGCGGATTGCTCGGCGACCAAATTATGGACCCCGGCAGCCAGTTCGCCAAACAAAAGCTCGATGAAAAATTTTTCAGCACCCGCGAAGGCAGCATTGGCGGGGAAACAGGCATCGGTGGCGGCTGTGGCTGCGCGAAATAA
- a CDS encoding histidine kinase: protein MLQNWVVIFTSFGYLAVLFAIAYYGDRRASMQRSVISNPYIYALSLAVYCTAWTFYGSVGRAANSGVGFLPIYLGPTLIITLWWVVMRKIIRISKKNRITSIADFVASRYGKSNLLGGTVTVIAVIGIVPYISLQLKAISISFQIISGYPNVIMPAQSSSLGLNDTTLSIAMILAVFTILFGTRHLDATERHEGLVAAIAFESVVKLIAFLAVGLFVTYSMYDGFGDIFQRAAQHDDLQKLFGFSDVSGSQADWILLLIVSMMAIMFLPRQFQVTVIENVNEKHLGKAIWLFPLYMLVINIFVLPIALGGLMHFAGQNVDADTFVLTLPMIAQQEWLTLLVFIGGLSAATGMVIVETIALSTMICNDLVMPLLLRLKFLRLTERKDLTGLLLAIRRGSIILVMLMGYFYFHFVGEFFSLVSIGLTSFVAVAQFAPAILGGIFWKQGSRHGAMTGLIIGFAVWAFTLPFPSMVRAGLFSETIITQGLFGIELLRPFHLFGLEGFGQISHSVFWSLLLNTIGYVTVSLFSRQSGIELNQASLFVDIFKYTGGVEVSSIWRGTASASARDLHDLLRRFLGKRRTDEVFTEYAEVHKINWQKSIIADTDFVNHTEQVLAGAVGSATARGLIGAVVKEEPLSLDEVVEILNETQQVLAHTRELEEKSRELEELTGELQAANQRLQELDRMKDDFVSTVTHELRTPLTSVRAFSEILYDNPELDINQRQHFLSIIIKESERLTRLINQVLDLQKMESHTLDWKISQVDISEVIRDAMAATSQLLAEKRIKTAVDLPEKPAFIRGDRDRLMQVMLNLISNAIKFCDSQTGKINLRLQQISDHVQIDVQDNGIGIRREDQEIIFEKFHQVHGEVGSQPGGSGLGLAITRRIIEFHQGKIWVKSAPGKGSTFSFTLSRADQSAETEVNQSAGDQK, encoded by the coding sequence ATGCTGCAAAACTGGGTGGTCATTTTTACTTCATTCGGATATCTTGCGGTACTGTTTGCCATTGCGTATTACGGCGACCGGCGCGCATCAATGCAACGCAGCGTCATCAGCAACCCGTATATTTACGCACTGTCGCTGGCGGTATATTGCACAGCGTGGACGTTTTACGGCAGCGTTGGCAGGGCAGCAAACAGCGGCGTCGGGTTTTTGCCGATTTACCTCGGTCCAACGCTGATCATCACCCTTTGGTGGGTGGTGATGCGCAAAATCATTCGAATCAGTAAAAAAAACCGCATCACCTCCATTGCCGATTTTGTGGCTTCGCGATACGGCAAAAGCAATTTATTGGGCGGAACCGTTACCGTCATCGCAGTGATCGGCATCGTGCCGTATATTTCGCTGCAGTTGAAAGCGATTTCCATCAGTTTTCAGATCATCAGCGGCTATCCGAATGTGATTATGCCTGCGCAATCATCCAGCCTCGGATTAAACGATACCACTCTTTCCATCGCCATGATTTTGGCGGTTTTCACCATTTTATTCGGCACCCGGCATCTCGATGCCACGGAACGACACGAAGGGTTGGTTGCAGCCATCGCGTTTGAATCGGTGGTGAAATTGATCGCTTTTCTGGCAGTCGGACTGTTCGTAACCTATAGTATGTATGATGGTTTCGGCGATATTTTCCAACGGGCGGCGCAACACGATGATCTGCAAAAGCTGTTCGGTTTCAGCGATGTTTCCGGCTCACAGGCAGACTGGATTCTCCTGCTCATCGTATCGATGATGGCGATCATGTTCCTGCCGCGCCAGTTTCAGGTCACGGTCATCGAAAATGTCAACGAAAAACATCTCGGAAAAGCCATCTGGCTGTTTCCGCTTTATATGCTGGTGATCAACATTTTTGTGCTGCCGATTGCCCTCGGCGGGCTGATGCATTTTGCCGGACAAAATGTGGACGCCGATACCTTTGTGCTCACCCTTCCGATGATCGCCCAACAGGAATGGCTGACGTTGCTGGTGTTTATCGGCGGACTTTCCGCCGCAACCGGAATGGTGATTGTCGAAACGATTGCCCTAAGCACGATGATTTGCAACGACTTAGTGATGCCGCTGCTGCTGCGTTTGAAATTCCTGCGCCTCACCGAACGGAAGGACCTCACCGGATTGCTGCTGGCGATCCGCCGGGGCAGCATCATTTTGGTGATGTTGATGGGCTATTTTTACTTCCATTTTGTGGGCGAATTTTTCTCGCTGGTGTCCATCGGGCTAACCTCATTTGTGGCGGTTGCCCAATTTGCACCGGCAATTTTGGGCGGCATTTTCTGGAAACAGGGCTCCCGCCACGGTGCAATGACCGGATTGATTATCGGATTTGCGGTTTGGGCATTTACCCTCCCCTTTCCGTCGATGGTGCGTGCCGGATTGTTTTCGGAAACAATCATCACCCAGGGGTTGTTCGGCATCGAGCTGCTCCGCCCGTTTCATCTGTTCGGGCTGGAGGGTTTCGGGCAAATCAGCCACTCGGTGTTCTGGAGTTTGCTGTTGAATACAATCGGCTACGTCACCGTTTCGCTGTTCAGCCGGCAATCGGGCATTGAACTGAATCAGGCGTCACTGTTTGTGGATATTTTCAAATATACCGGCGGTGTGGAAGTTTCATCCATTTGGCGCGGAACGGCATCGGCATCGGCGCGCGACCTGCACGATCTGCTCCGCAGATTTTTGGGCAAACGCCGCACAGATGAAGTGTTCACCGAATACGCCGAGGTTCACAAAATCAACTGGCAAAAATCGATCATCGCCGATACCGATTTTGTGAATCACACCGAGCAGGTGCTCGCCGGCGCTGTGGGTTCCGCAACTGCCCGCGGATTGATCGGCGCAGTGGTGAAAGAGGAGCCGCTCAGCCTGGACGAAGTGGTCGAAATCCTCAACGAAACCCAGCAAGTGCTCGCCCACACCCGCGAGCTGGAAGAAAAATCCCGCGAACTGGAAGAACTTACCGGCGAACTGCAGGCTGCCAACCAACGGCTGCAGGAACTCGACCGGATGAAAGACGACTTTGTATCCACCGTAACGCACGAATTGCGGACACCGCTCACTTCCGTCCGGGCGTTTTCGGAAATTTTATACGATAATCCGGAGTTGGATATCAACCAGCGCCAGCATTTTTTGAGCATTATCATCAAAGAAAGCGAACGGTTGACCCGGCTGATCAATCAGGTGCTGGATCTGCAAAAGATGGAATCGCATACGCTGGATTGGAAGATCAGCCAGGTGGATATTTCCGAAGTGATCCGCGACGCAATGGCCGCAACCAGCCAGTTGCTGGCGGAAAAGCGCATCAAAACGGCGGTGGATTTGCCGGAAAAACCGGCATTCATTCGCGGCGACCGCGACCGGCTGATGCAGGTGATGCTGAATCTGATTTCCAACGCCATAAAATTTTGCGATAGCCAAACCGGTAAAATAAATTTGCGGCTGCAGCAAATTAGCGATCATGTGCAGATTGATGTGCAGGATAACGGCATCGGCATTCGACGGGAAGATCAGGAAATTATTTTCGAAAAATTTCATCAGGTTCACGGCGAGGTGGGCAGCCAGCCCGGCGGGAGCGGATTGGGGCTGGCAATCACCCGGCGAATTATCGAATTTCATCAGGGCAAAATTTGGGTAAAAAGCGCTCCCGGCAAAGGTTCAACGTTTTCATTTACGCTGTCCCGTGCGGATCAATCGGCTGAAACAGAAGTAAACCAAAGTGCCGGCGATCAGAAATAA
- a CDS encoding response regulator, with translation MAKRVLIVDDEPNIVISLEFLMRQSGYEIRVARDGREAETALAEFQPDLVLLDVMLPHKSGFELCQTIRENPDWKSLKIVLLTAKGREMDITKGLSLGADDYVSKPFSTKELVEKVNILINEP, from the coding sequence ATGGCAAAACGAGTACTCATCGTAGACGACGAACCGAACATTGTGATTTCTCTGGAATTTCTGATGCGTCAATCCGGATATGAGATTCGCGTAGCGCGAGACGGGCGGGAAGCCGAAACCGCTTTGGCTGAATTCCAACCCGACCTGGTGTTGCTGGATGTGATGTTGCCGCACAAATCCGGTTTTGAATTGTGCCAAACGATCCGCGAAAACCCGGATTGGAAATCACTGAAAATTGTGCTGCTGACCGCCAAAGGGCGGGAAATGGACATCACAAAAGGGCTTTCCCTGGGTGCTGACGATTATGTTAGCAAACCGTTTTCCACAAAAGAGTTGGTGGAAAAGGTGAACATATTGATCAATGAACCCTAA
- a CDS encoding DNA polymerase III subunit epsilon, whose protein sequence is MNLKQRFILTIRLAVLALALIIFFAILIYAQMQPPDEYELIVTFVHKHFWIVVLPPAGLLLLLGWAVHWFGDRYLVPLNKITEDTGILVVNPSHRITVPQSETLQRLAASINATADHFDELRQNIEQNIEKANEALAEEKNILLTLIAKLNEGILVCNRDCNILLYNERAGQIFMRTDTQSGSESQFGSMIGLGRSLLGIIDPRLVQHALDEVMHRISRENSAPVSQFVTTGSSNQLLRVQLAPILDNQKNFDGFLLVLYDITQKVKRDSQRDMLLQVLSEGIRASVAGIRAAIETVIDYPSMSAAERENFQKTIHSESLMLSTLINKTTSDFSEHFKAHWPLEQMLCPDLLAAIQRAATERLNINIALESCEESIWINVDSYSLTQAYLFILHELKQLEITDFSFRIERKNHFVNVDLAWQSKKFPRDVMQDWKSQFLLIDNEGIMLTLQEVLDRHDAEIWSKSDPENNEFYLRLLLPAIPEPVSKPVQIMPDAESRPEYYDFDLFNRPGQMSELDDVPLSELSFTVFDTETTGLNPSDGDEIISVGAIRIVNGRMLRREVFDQLVDPRRTLSRESIKVHGISPEMLVNQPTIDRVLPAFHDYAKKTVLVAHNAAFDMRFLQIKEENTGVKFVNPVLDTLLLSAFVHPNQDKHSLDEVAKRLGVTIIGRHTALGDSLVTAEVFLKLLPLLAKKGVRTLREAREASQKTFYARLKY, encoded by the coding sequence ATGAACCTCAAACAACGTTTTATTTTGACCATCCGGCTGGCGGTTTTGGCGCTGGCGCTGATTATTTTTTTTGCGATCCTCATTTATGCGCAAATGCAGCCACCGGATGAATACGAACTGATTGTCACATTTGTGCACAAACATTTTTGGATTGTGGTGCTGCCGCCGGCGGGTTTGCTGCTGTTGCTCGGCTGGGCAGTCCACTGGTTTGGCGATCGTTATTTGGTGCCGCTCAACAAAATCACCGAAGATACCGGAATTCTGGTTGTCAACCCATCCCACCGGATCACCGTTCCGCAAAGCGAGACATTGCAGCGTTTAGCCGCATCCATCAACGCGACGGCAGATCATTTTGACGAACTTCGCCAAAATATCGAGCAGAACATCGAAAAAGCCAACGAAGCGCTGGCCGAAGAAAAAAATATTTTACTGACGCTCATCGCCAAGCTCAACGAAGGCATTTTGGTCTGCAACCGCGATTGCAACATTTTATTGTATAACGAACGTGCGGGACAAATTTTTATGCGAACCGATACCCAAAGCGGGTCGGAATCGCAGTTTGGCAGCATGATCGGCTTGGGGCGTTCGCTGCTCGGCATTATCGATCCGCGATTGGTTCAGCATGCGCTGGATGAAGTGATGCACCGCATCAGCCGCGAAAACAGCGCACCGGTTTCCCAATTTGTCACCACCGGCAGCAGCAACCAATTGTTGCGGGTTCAGCTTGCCCCGATTCTCGATAATCAAAAAAATTTCGACGGTTTTTTGCTGGTGCTTTACGACATCACCCAAAAAGTAAAACGCGACAGCCAGCGCGATATGCTGTTGCAGGTGTTGAGCGAAGGCATCCGCGCATCGGTAGCCGGGATTCGCGCGGCGATCGAAACCGTCATCGATTATCCGTCGATGTCTGCGGCAGAGCGCGAAAATTTCCAGAAAACCATCCACAGCGAATCGCTGATGCTCAGCACGCTCATCAACAAAACAACCAGCGATTTTTCCGAACATTTTAAAGCACATTGGCCGCTGGAACAGATGCTTTGCCCGGATTTGCTGGCAGCCATTCAGCGTGCGGCAACGGAGCGATTGAACATCAATATTGCGTTGGAAAGTTGTGAGGAGAGCATCTGGATTAATGTAGACAGCTATTCGCTAACTCAGGCGTATCTCTTTATTTTACACGAGCTTAAACAACTGGAAATCACTGATTTTTCTTTCCGGATTGAGCGAAAAAATCATTTCGTTAATGTCGATCTGGCATGGCAATCCAAAAAGTTTCCGCGAGATGTAATGCAAGACTGGAAATCGCAATTTTTGCTGATCGACAACGAAGGAATCATGCTCACATTGCAGGAAGTGCTCGACCGCCACGATGCGGAAATCTGGTCCAAATCCGATCCCGAAAACAACGAATTTTATTTGCGGTTGTTGTTACCCGCTATTCCCGAACCCGTTTCAAAACCGGTGCAAATAATGCCGGACGCCGAAAGCCGCCCGGAATATTATGATTTCGATCTGTTCAATCGCCCCGGACAAATGAGCGAACTGGACGATGTGCCGCTTTCCGAATTGAGTTTTACGGTTTTCGATACCGAAACCACCGGTTTGAACCCATCGGATGGCGACGAAATTATTTCGGTGGGTGCGATCCGGATCGTCAATGGGCGCATGCTTCGCCGGGAAGTATTCGATCAGCTGGTGGACCCGCGCCGGACGTTGTCGCGCGAATCGATTAAAGTTCACGGCATTTCGCCGGAGATGTTGGTCAACCAACCGACCATCGACAGAGTGTTGCCGGCATTTCACGATTACGCAAAAAAAACCGTGCTGGTGGCTCACAACGCCGCTTTCGACATGCGATTTTTGCAAATAAAGGAAGAAAATACCGGTGTGAAATTTGTCAATCCGGTGCTGGATACATTGCTGCTTTCTGCATTTGTGCACCCAAATCAGGATAAACACAGTTTGGATGAGGTTGCCAAACGGTTGGGCGTAACGATTATCGGCAGGCATACGGCTTTGGGGGATTCGCTGGTGACAGCAGAGGTTTTTCTGAAATTGTTGCCACTGCTGGCCAAAAAAGGCGTTCGCACACTCCGTGAAGCGCGCGAAGCCTCTCAAAAAACATTTTACGCACGACTAAAATATTAA
- a CDS encoding inorganic pyrophosphatase: protein MSFPPPFYRWRPHPWHGLETGPDAPKVVHAYIEITPFDFVKYEVDKITGYIRVDRPQRSSSQPPALYGFIPRTYCGRRVGSLAPKANGGDGDPLDICVLSERPINRVEIILNSRVVGGLQCIDKGEADDKIIAVLENDNIWQNVHDISELPEILVERLRHYFSTYKMVPGSPSQLDIEEVYGAERALEVVQAAMSDYDEEFGR from the coding sequence ATGTCATTTCCCCCGCCGTTTTATCGTTGGCGTCCGCATCCGTGGCATGGATTGGAAACCGGACCGGATGCACCAAAAGTTGTGCATGCATATATTGAAATAACGCCGTTTGACTTTGTGAAATATGAAGTGGACAAAATTACCGGCTACATTCGGGTGGATCGTCCGCAGCGCAGTTCTTCGCAGCCGCCGGCGCTTTACGGGTTTATTCCGCGAACCTATTGCGGGCGTCGGGTGGGCTCACTTGCGCCAAAAGCAAATGGTGGCGACGGCGATCCGTTGGATATTTGCGTGCTCAGCGAGCGTCCCATCAATCGTGTGGAAATTATTTTGAATTCGCGGGTGGTTGGCGGATTGCAGTGTATCGACAAAGGCGAGGCGGATGATAAAATTATCGCTGTGCTGGAAAACGATAACATTTGGCAAAATGTGCACGATATATCCGAACTGCCGGAAATTTTGGTGGAGCGATTGCGGCATTATTTCAGCACTTACAAAATGGTGCCGGGATCACCATCGCAACTGGATATCGAAGAAGTTTACGGCGCGGAGCGGGCATTGGAAGTTGTGCAAGCTGCAATGTCGGATTACGACGAAGAATTCGGGCGCTAA